AACGAAGAGGACGTACACCTCCTGCAGGCCAGGCCCGGCGCCTCGCTGTGCTCCTCCGCGGCGTGCTTGCAGCTGCAGCGCGCGGGCTGGGAGCCGCGCCGCGGGACGTAGCGGTAGGACTCGCAGCCGCAGCCCCGCGCTCGGCAGGGCAGCAGGGGGCGCCGCAGCCCCGGGAGCCGCTCGAAGTCCGTCCGGTGCTGCTTGTACCTGCGGCGGAGACACGGAGGCAGAGCCGTCGGGCGCGGGTGCGAGAGAGCGGGGCCAGCGCCGCAGGGGCGAAACGATTTCACCCCTTTTTGTCGTTGCCACCCGCAGCAACGAGTTTGATGAAAAAACGACACTTCCTGCCCAGCCAGGGACCGTGGTGTTAGACCAGCAGACTCGACTGACCTTGCGAGTCTCCCGAGACCTCCACAGATTAGAGACGTGGTAAATAAATAGCTAAAACAGGGCTGAGCATCCCCAGTCCTGGAGAGCCAGGCCCCCGTAGGGCTCAGAGCAGGCTTCTAACTGCCCCTGGAATAAGACCGGGAAATCCCAGCTGACCAAACTGCTTACCCACTTAATTGGCTAATTAACTCACTAATTGTCAAAATTGCCCATTCCTGATCTTGGACTTGAACcctgttttctttctgtgctATGCAATCCCAAGCACACAACTAACGGATGATCCTCATCATGTCCGGCTCCAGAGCAGCGGAACATGAGCGTGTTGTGACACAGCCCTGGGCTGCATGCTCTTGGTGAcctataaacaaaataaatgaatttctAGCACTTCCAAATGTTTGAACAGCTGAACAGGAAGATCCCGCCAGTGAAGGACTTATCGAGCTCAGCAGCGTTATAGCCTTGGCTGTAGCAGAGCAGAAAAACCCTGGTCAAAGTCCAGTAGGTTTTATACCTTAACCTCAAAATCATCATTCGCTAAAGACGGGGAAACCTGAACTGTGATCAGTTAAAAGaggtcatgtcatttgccaaaccgctttgtACCATACAGTGTCACGGGAATCCGCAGCCTTCCTGACAAACAACGAGCACAAGCCAGGGTTCACCCTGGgcagggcgccagtccatcgcagggcaagtgcaagccaagcatacatggggacaatttggaggccatggtaaAAGCTGAGGGGGGAAATTTTGGCCCAGACACCtcgataactccctactcttatcgagaaatgcccggggatctttaatgaccactgagagacaggaccttggtttaatgcctcatccgaaagacggtgTGATTCGTTAAATTAGTTAATGTAAAGGTCATTTGGAACAAAAGTCACAATACCAATACTTTGAGCTCTTAAGAACCAGAGCTGACCACAAGGCAAAAGGGATTAGTGCTCTCAATCACCAGACCTGGAGACCCCCGGCTGATAGTTTTACCTGCAGGGGGGCAAGTCTTCAAAAAAACATGACTCAAttttaccaaacttgcaaaaagcGTAACTGCAtcacagagcttttttttttttgctttgttttaaaagaaatggtGAAAAGGCACATTCCAGCGCGCGGGCCCTGGCCAGCCCTGAGCACCGCGCGTGTGTCCTGGACACGAGGACCCACCCGGGCAGCACCGCAGTGCCCCGAGCTCCGCGCGCCTCACCTGTGAGTGCAGAAGCAGGGCGTCTCGGGGCCAATGAGCTTGCAGTCGATCCCGCCCGGTACCCCCCAGCTGACGTACAGCCGGTTCCGCAGGCGCGAAGGCAGGACCCTCCTCTTGTACTCCTCGTACTCCTCAGGGGTGAACGTCTGCCCCCCGTCGTCATCGCCGACGATCCTGAACAGACAGTTCAGGTTAGACTCTTCTGGCCCCCAGAACTCCTCACCGTTACCTTTCTTTCAGTGCTAATGATTCTGTCCACCCCCTCATCCCACTGCTTCATCCAACTCAGGGCcggggggagccggagcctgtccaggccagcaacgggcgcaaggcgggattcaccctggacaggataatAGCCCATCGcaggtcacacacagacacaaacacactcacgccagggccagttttcccagaagccggtTACTAGCTTCTCTTCCGACTGTGGGAGGGGTCTGGAGCACCGAAAGGAAACCCagatgaacatggggagaacatacaaactccacgcagatacagcaccccaggaattgaactcggGGCCCCAGAGCTGTGTGGCGGTAACGCCGACTACTGCGCCACCGCTGTTCGTGAAAAACAATTCTTCTAAACCGAAGGGCAGCTGAGATCGAAAATGCAGATGATTCTGTGGCTAAGAGTTTGTGTTTGACCCAAATATCAAGCCATACCAATAACTGGTGACTATTTCATTTATCTTCAGTCACTGATTTAGCGATTGGTTTCAGGAGATAAACCAAGTCATACAGAGTGGGCCTGTGTAAGGGGATGTGCACCCAGCTATGTGCCACATGCAGTGACAGTTTCTCCGTCACAGCCTGCTGGTCACATCAGGAAGCAATCCAGGCTACAGAACCATGTCCCACAGCCCATTCACTCCGAGGTCCGAGGATCCTGCCACAGCCCCTCGGAGCCCTTTCAGGTATTCCCTGAACCCAAGCCGGAGCTCAGGTGCCAGGTTTAGCGGACAAGCCCTCCTATTTTCAGGAAACGGGACCGAGCGGATGTGGAGACACAGCACAGCTAAAGCATCACATCAGCTTCCCTGCTTCCCGGTGTTGTTTCAACAGGACGAGCCCTGGAGCGGCACACCTCCGGCATTACAGGTGTGGATGATTACAGAGCTCACAGGGAAcacttcggctgtggagctggAGACCCGTCACGACACTGTCCACTGTTCCCATGTCCGTCACCGGGCGGGCTGGCGCAGAACAGGACGCTCAGAGGTCCAACGGTTCATTTTGACAACAATCTCCAGATGCTTACTAAACACACACCTCCTGCCAGGGAGTGGAGGTCATGCTGTAGCCCAGGGACGGCCCTGTTTTAACAGAACTAAGTGACCCTTTTCTTTAGCTTTCCGCTTGCaattctgaaatgtaaaaaggaAACTCAGAATTGCTTAGCAGGCGCATCAGGTGACATCTTGATGATTCGTACACCTGGAGTATTTTTCACGACTTGCGTGGCAAAAATGTTCCCTGTGAGCTCTGTAATCATCCACAACTGTAATGACGGAGACTCCTTCAAGGTGTCACCTGATGCGCCTGCTTCGCAGTACTGAGTTTCCTTTTTACATTTCGTGAAAAACACTTAAGTGTCGCATATCAGTGTGCTTCAGTACTCCATCTTGATGAATTGTACATCTGGAGTACTGAAGCACACCGATATGCGACATATCAGTGTTTTTCACGAAATGTGAAAAGGAAACTCAGTAGTGCGAAGCAGGCGCATCAGGTGACATCCTGATGATTTGCACACGTTGATCCTGCCGCGCAGTCATCACGCTAGATCGAAAGCACCGGCTTCGCACCATATGGTTTCTTTTAAGGGTGCGACAACGTCTATCAGAAGCGAGGTTTTCTAAAGCACTTTAAGAATGCTACAATATAATAAGTAGGTCTCACTTCCTTGAATAATATTCTCTGGCTAAAACTAGGTAAGTGCCCCCCTACGGCTGTTTGATTTTGTCTTACTGTTGCGCGTACAGATCAACGTGAACTAAATCTCCTGAACAAATGCCTCTCTCCAGCCTGAGCTGGATCATAACGCAGGTGAGCCGTCACCCCGCACACCAGCCCGTCCGAAAGGCCGGGGCGGGCTGCGGCTCTGTGACTCGTACCCGGCGCCGGGTCGCCGTGAAGCCGCTCGGTGCACTCAGGGCACGGAGACGCGCTGTACACACCTCCGGTACTCCAGGTACTCCTCCACCGCCAGTGACGCGTCCCCGGAGACGCTGATCTTCTCCATTTCTCACCAGGTCCCAAACCCTGCAGCAGCCGGCAGGACTGACCCGGCTCGCTCGGCTCGTCTCGTCTCCCCGGCGCTGCTGCGGTTGCCTAGCGACGACGCCCGGCCCAGCCCAGGTAAGCGCGCTCCTGACAACACGGCGACATGTAAATAAACTCcccggaaaaaaaataaacaagctcCATTGTAGGCAGTATCGGAGTGGTTGACTATAGTAAATCGATCACATTTCTGGCCCGCCTAGTTCTCCAGAGCAGGATACATTGATTTTTAGTAAAATATTCCTCTGGTAACAAGGAAATTGATCCCAGAGATGCATTTATTAATAAGCGCgcagagaaaaatacatttcccacCTCCCCCCGCGGCCGACTCGAGACCGGAAGCGGGAGGCGGGAGCGCGCCGGGCGGCTCCGAGAGCGGccgcctggagagagagagggagagagagaggtatAAACACATGTAACGGGAAAACAGGAGCGAGAATGGAAACAGGACGGGCAACCGCGGACATCCGACTGGGCAGAGTTTACAAGGCGGCGGGGTTCTCGGGGAAGGGCGAGTAGAAGCGGGCTGCACCCCCGCTGCGGGTCTCCGGTCCGCCGGCTCCGGGCGCTGAGAGCAGTCCGGCTCGGCCCAGCCCGGCTCGGGTGTCCGGTAAGGGAAAGCGCCGCTGCTGCCCGGCCCCTGGTTGGCGAGGCGAGGAGGGGACAGTCGGCTGCCTCTTGGCAGGAAGGAGAAGTGAGTGGTCCTGCTGTGAGTTGTGGCGTGTCCGGACACTCCTGGTGCGATCTGACGAGGCGATGTCACGGGTCGTCACCAGCGACGCGTGTTTCTTTCTCACGGTTTGCTGTGCCGAAGAGGCGCAGATTCCGAGCTCCTCCACCGGTCCTGCGGGGCCGTTAGCCTTTGGCGAAGCGGGTCCTGTCAGGTGTGGTGGAGCAGCGTTCCCTGCGCTCTGTAGCCGGGGCTGGAGAGGCGGGGGGGTGCGCCAGGCACAAGCCAGCGGAGCTCCGGTGCCCAGACGGGGTCCTGTCCTCCAGGTGGCCTTTGACCCCCCAACGGCCTTGCCTGGCCTGCGTCTCGGCACCCACATCGCACCTGAGCGATCCCAGCCTCGACCCAACCGGCCGACTGCAAGCAGGCAACGGGGGAAAAAACCCGTGGTTGTGAGCTCATCACGGCGGATATTAACGGCTCGAGTTGCAGGTCATGACAGCCAGTTCATTGCAGCACTTGTTCCACACACAAAAGGTTTTTGTAATTTAGGAACAGCAGACCGGAAGGCCGCGGAGACGCAGGGTTCAGTAGCAGTGCTGCTCTGGCCCAGTGCCTTTGTGCCGGTCTGAATGGGGACGGGCTCCAGAGGACACCCGAGGAAGGGGGTTGACATCGGACCTGTCTGGAAGTCCGGCACCCGGCACGCCCCTGCTGCTCCCTGCTCGTGAGATGGCAGCTCGGAATGTCACTGCTCCTGTCGGGAGTTAAGATTCCAGCTGTGATAAAAACCACAGCTTTGCGTCGATTCCTGGAGAAAACCGTCTGCGTGCGGGAGGAGTGTGGCGAACCCCAGGGGGCTGAGCTGTGTGGTGATTTTTATTCTCGGGGGGGGTTCTCACTGCCCTGTCGCTCGGCGTGAGACCACCGCGACTGTGTGTCTCTGCCAGGGCCGCACAGGTGGGGCGTGGGTCGGACCCGGGCTGCGCTCGTTGCCTCGGCTCCTGTCCCAGGAGGTTCGGAGAGAAGGCTCATCTGCTTCCTCCCGCTGCCGGTCTTGTCTCCTCCCTGAGGGATAGGCGGGAGCTGTGAGCGCGGATAAAACATGACCCGGGACTGTTTCTGGGAGCACTGTGGAGAAGGTCTGGGCTCCGGAGTGTCGGAGGCTATCCCTGTGGTTCTGGGAACGCTGTGGAGAAGGTCTGGGCTCCGGAGTGTCGGAGGCTGTCCGTGTGTTTCTGGGAGCGCTGTGGAGAAGGTTTGGGCTCCAGTGTGTCGGAGGCTGTCCGTGTGTTTCTGGGAATGCTGTGGAGAAGGTCTGGGCTCCGGAGTGTCGGAGGCTATCCCTGTGGTTCTGGGAGCGCTGTGGAGAAGGTCTGGGCTCCAGAGTGTCGGAGGCTATCCCTGTGGTTCTGGGAGCGCTGTGGAGAAGGTCTGGGCTCCGGAGTGTCGGAGGCTGTCCGTGTGTTTCTGGGAACGCTGTGGAGAAGGTCTGGGCTCCAGAGTGTTGGAGGCTGTCCATGTGTTTCTGGGAATGCTGTGGAGAAGGTCTGGGCTCAGGGAGTGTCGGAGGCTGTCCGTGTGTTTCTGGGAACACTGTGGAGAAGGTTTGGGCTCCAGTGTGTCGGAGGCTGTCCGTGTGTTTCTGGGAACGCTGTGGAGAAGGTCTGGGCTTCAGAGGAGGCTGTGTGAGAAAACTTACATCTAGCAGGAGACATAGGTATGCTTTTGAGATGTCGTTACCTGCAGATGCTGGTACTGTACGCGCAACACGATAAAACGAGGCTTGATGCCCAGCAATAAAAATGCCGCATTGCAATGAGGTCAGAGGGGCTCCTTGATAGTACTGCTCACCATTCAGTCTTGGCTGGTTAGTAAGTAACTGGGCACAGTTCCTAGTTGGGCTGCCTTTCTTCAGAAAGTGTTTATTGGCAGGTGCTGTGCAAAGATGGAGAGTAAATGTTTGCAGAGGCTCTGCAGGTGTGTTTGGCACACTGAAGGCAAGGTGAGCTGCAGCTGTCTCTCCTCCGTGTGCAAGGGGGCTGTGCAGCACTGCCGCCAGGCCTGCAGGACATAGTCAGCCAGCGTTCGTCTTTCCACACACTGTGGTGCTCTCAAACTGAGAATGTCCTTGCTCGTCTAATAATAActttatatagtttatatagcgcctttaaaggtggcttctcagagGGTTTTACCGAAtgatgacaacaacaaaaaatatacacaagatatgcacaatgaaaatacacCATGAGAAGGGACAGTAGTTGGGGGTACTGCATACAGTAGGAGCAAAGGGGTAGAGAACAGAACCAGTTTAGAAAaggcccttctaaagaagaatgTTTTCAGTCTCAATATGAAGGAGTTCAGGGAAGGtcactctgatatccttggggagagagttccagagcttggctCTGGCTGCGTTTCCCTGTCGTCACCTTTACAGCACAGCGGTGGATTTactgaggaaacccacacacacacacaccgtgcCTGGAAAAGAGTTTAGAGCAGCCAATCGGAGCTGCACGCAGTCTGTAGGagctgggaggaaaccagaaagcACAGGCAAAGCACACGCTGAACAGAGCCCCAGCCTGGACCGGCCCCGGCGCCTGGCAGCTGGAGTTGAGCCTGTCCTTCCTTGGACCGTAAGAGACCGTCTGTTTGTTTTGTTAGGCTGCGGTGCAGGCGGCGAGTATCAAGTCAGGCAAGTCGCAGTGTCTCCCTCGGTTCACCCTGGAAGCTACAGATGGcagtgctcctgtctctctcctgtcgTCTGTCTGTCCATTTAGTTACCATTGCTTGCTTTGTGTTGGTAAGGCAAGATTGCTTTCTACTTACACTCCCTGGATGTTGTGTAAGAGAATTACAAGTGATTTCCTAAGAGGGGTTTCCTGTCTGGTTTGGTGGTGCTGTACGGTGCAGGACGTACGTCCCTGTGTGAGCTGGCAGAGCTGCGATGGCTGAGACCAGGCATGTCCTCCGAGCTGTGAGCTGGGCACGCCACAGATGTGATCTGGTTGTCCAGTCCTTTAAAAGGGGCACTGCATCTCTGGGGCTGCATCGGATGCAGTGAACTTCTCAGGTGAACTGGTTGATGGCTGTCGCAGTCGAGCCACTGCAAATAAGGCCCACTCTTGCGGAAGTGTTTGGAAGGCGGAAGTCCTCTTCTCGGTGAGACTAGAAGGTTGCTGCCCGTCAGCAGTCCTCAACCAGCCATACAGGAGAACAGGTGACAGTTGCGCCAGCCCAGTGTGTAGAGTTGGCAGAGACTTGTCCAAAAAGACTCTCAGCTGTTATTGCTGCCAAACGCTTACTTACGCTTGACCCGGCAGGGTGGATACTTTTGCTGGTGTATTTACTGTGTGAGTCTTAGATTTTGTCTTTGTAGTTTTTGCAGATATTTACCTTCTTTCACCCATCGGTGCGATTGGTGTCGCTGATAAATTCTCACTTTGAAAGGGTATAGACATCATGTGTAAACGGGGTGGAGCATCGTTGGAAGGTGGTGAATAATCATCGTTATTAAGATGTCTTTCTCCACAGTCCTGTAGTGAACGGCAGATCTGACACTATTTTGATGTCTTTTTGGGGTTATTTTTGTTGCTCGCACCTGTTCTGGAACAGCCAGTTGTGTGTTGTTCAGTTTGAAAGCTGCCTATGCAAAACCTCTGCAAGGGACTTGGGTGGTTTCCCAAAACCTAGTAACTCAGTAACTGCAGCTACAGGGCTCACAGCAGTTACTAGGTTTTGGGAAACCACCCAAGTCCCCTGCAGAGATTTTGCATAGGCAGCTTACAAGGTGGCTCTCGGAGAGATGGGTGGCACACGATCAGTGTAGTTTGACTGGTTTCTCAACAGTCTGTGCAAAAATACGGCACCTTGGGTCTCGGGTCCAGCTGGTCCAGCTGTCGGCCCCAGACTCTCCTCTGAAGGTGAAGCTCCAAAACTGCCCCACTTTTTCTCAAAACCTCTAAAAACAAGAGAGcagagaaaatacatttctggaCTGCTGTGAGATGTGAAGTGGACAGTGGACAGAAGTGGCGTCTACCTACAGTCCCTTCTTAATTCATCTGGTGgagcagtttctctctcctccccctgtgctgaatggctgctgtgtgtctcccaggtggggttactggtgcagaatgacatCTGTGTGTCTTTCAGGTGGGGCTGCGTTTCAGTGGTGGAGGAAGTGTCCTCTCCTATACAGGatgtgtaaagtgctttaagatCCTCTGGGGCTCCAGCAGTATAAAACTATGAGGAAATGCTATTAAAAGCCTTTTCTCCATTGACTCGAAGAACGGGGAGAGATTCCCTGTCCTTGTGACAGTGCCGGTACCTGGGAAAACTCAGAGATCTTACTAAAAACCTTGTCTGGTTTTGCAGGGGAACCATTCTTGGCCTGTGGGAATCCCACACTAGAAGCTGGTAGGCAGCCCGGAGAGCTCCCGGCTCCAACACACAGTTCCCTGTTCCGCCACGGAGGTGAACACCGGACTTCATGTTTGGCACGCAGGCAGCGCTCCGGCTCTGTGGTTGTCCTTCTGAAAGACCATGCTTGGAGCTCTGCTTCGGAGAAACATGTCCCAGAAGCTCagcgtgctgctgctgctcttcgGCTTTGCCTGGGGCCTGATGCTCATGAGGTACACCTTTCAGCAGCCCCGGCCGCAGAGCAGCGCCCAGCTGCGGGAGCAGATCCTGGATCTCAGCAGGAAATACGTCAAAGTGCTGACTGAGGAAAACCAGAATGCAGACGGATTGCACGGCACATCCATGGCTGGATACGGTACGTAGC
This is a stretch of genomic DNA from Lepisosteus oculatus isolate fLepOcu1 chromosome 10, fLepOcu1.hap2, whole genome shotgun sequence. It encodes these proteins:
- the fam221a gene encoding protein FAM221A isoform X2; translated protein: MEKISVSGDASLAVEEYLEYRRIVGDDDGGQTFTPEEYEEYKRRVLPSRLRNRLYVSWGVPGGIDCKLIGPETPCFCTHRYKQHRTDFERLPGLRRPLLPCRARGCGCESYRYVPRRGSQPARCSCKHAAEEHSEAPGLACRRCASCSGFRCPSTCGCGQPGYAHETLVETEEQRRARGRPVGRPVPYAAMGGLTGFSSLAEGYLRLDASGAELNSGARPVPGLRLPEEDDMAYFERRYQERLKMEKMANRRTAPVSGAKLPSRTPRQAPK
- the ccdc126 gene encoding coiled-coil domain-containing protein 126 translates to MLGALLRRNMSQKLSVLLLLFGFAWGLMLMRYTFQQPRPQSSAQLREQILDLSRKYVKVLTEENQNADGLHGTSMAGYADLRRTIAVLLDDILQRLVRLEGKVDVAANGSAANGTGAVTAPPLPSGPAERPGRGR